The proteins below come from a single Streptomyces tubercidicus genomic window:
- a CDS encoding condensation domain-containing protein, which yields MDPVSSTAPPAGPEASSAAQTEQLRQMAAVWERVLKTDGIRPDDSFFTLGGHSVMASALVRAAGERFGVRIPIRALFEHSRLDDFTEHVLGLAASTAPLPESVSTDVPLAMTSFQRRIWLAELIDSDVRNHVPLAWQVAGRLDPDRLRAALGRLVAEHEILRTRFVEDDDALSVRLGQPWLPPLELLDLRDTPNGMTDWLDAAVRRPFDLESGQLLRAALGDLGDGRQVLLLCLHHVVIDGESIPVLLAELDRYYTTPDGPQPVVQYREFAAFQEEQRDTDSWNTDLQYWASTLQGADPDTPLPAPGQPEPNGAFRIPLPDGLLDSLHTVQSEHGVSWFMVAATALAVTLHRWTGLDDVTFGSPTVNRSRPEFAELLGPCLNTAVLRSTVTADSTLLDALLQMRSQALGALEHQSVQFDDVVTRLKPARRFGRTPYTNVTLNMNLLDDHAAVLDGTQLTPVLDDSLRSNYAKFGLTVTMVQRDGQLIALVAYRGDQLSAEHARELADELADLLTRFPKALNEPALGHTRPTP from the coding sequence ATGGACCCCGTGTCGAGTACTGCCCCGCCCGCCGGCCCGGAGGCGTCGAGCGCCGCGCAGACCGAGCAGCTGCGCCAGATGGCCGCCGTGTGGGAACGGGTACTCAAGACGGACGGCATCAGGCCGGACGACTCGTTCTTCACCCTGGGCGGGCATTCCGTGATGGCCTCTGCCTTGGTACGTGCCGCAGGGGAGCGATTCGGGGTACGGATCCCGATCCGGGCGCTGTTCGAGCACTCCCGGTTGGACGACTTCACCGAGCATGTGCTGGGCCTGGCGGCGTCCACGGCGCCGCTGCCCGAATCCGTCTCCACGGATGTCCCTCTGGCGATGACGTCTTTCCAACGACGTATCTGGCTGGCCGAGTTGATCGATTCCGACGTGCGCAATCATGTGCCGCTCGCCTGGCAGGTAGCGGGCCGACTGGACCCCGACCGGCTGCGTGCGGCGCTGGGCCGACTGGTGGCCGAACACGAGATACTGCGCACCCGCTTCGTCGAGGACGACGATGCGCTGTCCGTGCGGCTCGGGCAACCGTGGCTGCCGCCGCTGGAACTGCTCGACCTGCGCGACACCCCCAACGGCATGACGGACTGGCTGGACGCCGCCGTGCGCCGGCCGTTCGACCTCGAATCCGGACAACTGCTGCGGGCCGCCCTCGGCGACCTCGGCGACGGTCGGCAGGTGCTGCTGCTGTGCCTGCACCATGTGGTCATCGACGGGGAGTCAATCCCCGTCCTGCTCGCGGAACTCGACCGCTACTACACGACCCCGGACGGGCCGCAACCGGTCGTCCAGTACCGGGAGTTCGCCGCCTTCCAGGAAGAGCAGCGCGATACCGACTCCTGGAACACCGATCTGCAGTACTGGGCGTCCACCCTGCAGGGAGCGGATCCGGACACACCGCTGCCCGCACCGGGGCAACCGGAGCCGAACGGGGCGTTCCGGATCCCGCTGCCCGACGGACTACTGGACTCACTGCACACGGTCCAGTCCGAGCACGGCGTCAGCTGGTTCATGGTGGCCGCCACCGCCCTGGCGGTGACCCTGCACCGGTGGACCGGCCTGGACGATGTCACCTTCGGATCCCCGACGGTGAACCGGAGCCGGCCCGAATTCGCCGAACTGCTCGGCCCGTGTCTGAACACCGCGGTGCTGCGCTCCACGGTGACCGCGGACAGCACACTGCTGGACGCCCTGCTGCAGATGCGCAGCCAGGCGCTGGGCGCGCTGGAGCACCAGAGCGTCCAGTTCGACGACGTGGTCACCCGGTTGAAACCGGCCCGGCGGTTCGGACGCACTCCCTACACGAACGTCACCTTGAACATGAACCTGCTGGACGACCACGCCGCCGTGCTGGACGGCACGCAGCTGACTCCAGTGCTGGACGACTCACTGCGCAGCAACTACGCCAAGTTCGGCCTGACAGTGACCATGGTGCAACGAGACGGCCAACTGATCGCACTGGTGGCGTATCGCGGAGACCAGCTCAGCGCCGAACACGCCCGGGAACTGGCCGACGAACTCGCCGACCTGCTGACCCGCTTCCCGAAGGCACTGAACGAACCGGCCCTGGGCCACACTCGGCCGACGCCGTGA
- a CDS encoding acetylserotonin O-methyltransferase codes for MPRALENSVYGLISTPVLHTALKHGVFASLIEDGPDTAAGLAERLATDPDTLERMFLVLTSLGVVERSGAGEFSLTAEAAPFLDRRNSRYLGGFIEHLTLETTGRLGRLDTYLAEGKQTTEASPFDDVYRDSEALRAFMRAMWDLSFGMSQELATLAGLAGTTHLVDVGGATGPFAVAALLTEPGLRATVFDMPAVGPLVGEDAEARPVADRLGFAGGDFFADELPHGDCLAFGYILSDWDDNTCVRLLEKAYRACDETGRVLIMDRLFDDDHTGPLATAAMNLVMHIEMAGRHRTAAEFIALLERAGFVDCEVRRSSGEKHLVIGHKK; via the coding sequence ATGCCCCGCGCACTTGAGAACTCCGTCTACGGACTCATCTCCACCCCGGTGCTGCACACAGCCCTCAAGCATGGCGTGTTCGCGTCCCTCATCGAGGACGGCCCGGACACCGCGGCGGGCCTCGCCGAGCGCCTCGCCACCGACCCGGACACCCTGGAGCGCATGTTCCTCGTCCTGACGTCCCTCGGAGTCGTCGAACGCTCCGGGGCGGGGGAGTTCTCCCTGACGGCCGAGGCCGCGCCGTTCCTCGACCGCCGCAACAGCCGCTACCTGGGCGGCTTCATCGAGCATCTGACCCTGGAGACCACGGGCCGGCTCGGCCGCCTCGACACCTACCTCGCCGAGGGCAAGCAGACCACGGAGGCGTCGCCGTTCGACGACGTGTACCGGGACAGCGAGGCGCTGCGGGCCTTCATGCGCGCGATGTGGGACCTCAGCTTCGGCATGTCGCAGGAGCTCGCCACCCTCGCGGGCCTCGCGGGGACGACACACCTCGTAGACGTCGGCGGCGCCACGGGGCCTTTCGCGGTGGCAGCGCTGCTCACCGAACCGGGCCTGCGCGCCACGGTCTTCGACATGCCGGCGGTCGGGCCCTTGGTCGGCGAGGACGCCGAGGCGCGACCGGTCGCCGATCGCCTGGGCTTCGCCGGGGGCGACTTCTTCGCGGACGAACTCCCGCACGGCGACTGCCTCGCGTTCGGCTACATCCTCTCCGACTGGGACGACAACACCTGCGTCCGGCTCCTGGAGAAGGCGTACCGTGCCTGCGATGAGACGGGCCGGGTCCTCATCATGGACCGCCTCTTCGATGACGACCACACCGGTCCGCTCGCCACCGCCGCGATGAACCTGGTGATGCACATCGAGATGGCAGGTCGGCACCGCACGGCCGCGGAGTTCATCGCGCTCCTCGAACGCGCCGGGTTCGTCGACTGCGAGGTGCGCCGCAGCAGCGGCGAGAAGCACCTGGTCATCGGGCACAAGAAGTAA
- a CDS encoding alpha/beta fold hydrolase, which produces MNATTRQDAPERARPAVSKVRGGSSETTARPVVIVHGSMDRSTGFRRVSDHLPDRTVIGYDRRGWGRSRSLGGPDVDHQAHVDDLSAILAELAAPIVLGHSYGALVALAAAAADPSLVAGIVAIEPPVRWLPWWPADDPWEKTVRGAAAEGGPEQAARALLTELLGPASRLHLARAQPSDLAADGTALISEMTDPTVDVPRFNPLTFATPTVVAAGSRSAPHHVEVARRLAELLPHGRFAEISGAGHASHVSHPQEVARLTEQIDSNPEFDSKPENHLIEEQRR; this is translated from the coding sequence GTGAACGCAACAACGAGACAGGACGCGCCGGAGCGGGCAAGGCCAGCCGTCAGCAAGGTCCGCGGCGGGTCGTCGGAGACCACCGCCCGCCCGGTGGTGATCGTGCACGGTTCCATGGACCGCAGCACCGGCTTCCGACGGGTGTCCGACCACTTGCCGGACCGGACGGTCATCGGCTACGACCGGCGCGGCTGGGGCCGGTCGCGCTCGCTCGGCGGCCCGGACGTCGACCACCAGGCGCACGTGGACGACCTGAGCGCGATCCTCGCGGAGCTTGCCGCGCCGATCGTGCTCGGGCACAGCTACGGCGCCTTGGTGGCCCTGGCCGCCGCGGCCGCCGACCCGTCGCTGGTCGCCGGCATCGTCGCGATCGAACCTCCGGTCCGCTGGCTGCCGTGGTGGCCCGCCGACGACCCGTGGGAGAAGACCGTACGCGGCGCCGCCGCCGAGGGAGGACCCGAGCAGGCGGCCCGCGCGCTGCTCACCGAACTCCTGGGCCCCGCGAGCCGGCTGCACCTGGCCCGCGCGCAGCCGTCCGACCTCGCCGCGGACGGGACGGCCCTGATCTCCGAGATGACGGACCCCACGGTCGACGTGCCGCGCTTCAACCCGTTGACGTTCGCCACGCCCACCGTGGTGGCGGCCGGATCGCGGTCCGCGCCGCACCACGTGGAGGTGGCGCGGCGCCTTGCCGAACTGCTGCCGCACGGCCGGTTCGCTGAGATCTCCGGCGCGGGCCACGCCTCCCACGTCAGCCACCCACAGGAGGTGGCCCGATTGACAGAACAGATCGACTCGAACCCGGAGTTCGACTCGAAGCCAGAGAACCACTTGATCGAGGAGCAGCGCCGATGA
- a CDS encoding amino acid adenylation domain-containing protein, translating to MMKTKEKDHDKSVGSGTVRAATAAGYDRARHGIHNLRRTEVIADPRLYWNAISELPPVFYDEVGGVWVCSGYAESVEILANHRAFSSARHHAPGDLAARGMDGIVPTAEMLSAQFLFNDPPAHTRIRDALRGEFSPAGMRRHDPALREIAHEVLDTLPDAGTIDLVTDFAERLPEHLMTHLLGMVGRGEELTEWADSYERLLSSVSTFPSRADLETIPLIDKALAGLRRLAAERLAAPGDDLITTLATGLAAGFDADAPGEPPAELLQLVAANAMVLVAGGYQTLTHLVSTGLLLLAENQEQLKRLRADPSLIDSTVAEVMRIDGSSQYVGRHAVRDIEVGGARMNAGDGVLIMLAAANLDPRKFTEPAAFDIARSEGRHLGFGSGPHYCLGAPFAERLAGWAILGFIERYQEFGLSRTGPDPVEWGPHCNTRSRHRAGVQVSGTPETTATSVVPGVPEEPEASETSEVLPEAKPVSDLERHQILAEWNDTGADERAADVCWQLVFEERARLAPDSTAVEDEGVTYSYAEIDALANGAAHRLRDLGVEPETVVAISMERSVRLVVTILAVAKAGGAFLLAAADCPGERLKTMLDQTSARLVITDDATAARFETLGVPAEVVRLNPGERAATPPITGVVPGNTAYIVFTSGTTGRPKAIANNHEALTNLHLAQRKVFRLRPRDRVLQFLSPNFDGCISEVVLALLNGATLVVGNTAALTPGPPLLRLLRERRVTAAIMTPSVWSVLPHVPLPDLRIAAFAGERLPGELVHRWTAKGRRLLNLYGPAEAAVWSTWHECADEDDPPIGRPVSGKRVYVLDDERRLLPAGCPGELYIAGTGIGRYLGRPDLMARSFVSDPFADRPGRLMYRTGDICVWREDGSLEYVGRRDRQVKIRGQRVELDEVERVLEKAPGVVSCHTLERDNRLHALVVPESSDAWQESEVRAYLAEHLHGGMIPATFTVLDRLPLTANGKAADDGPAAEPEVREPVGAVTGGVRKAAAVPAADADDLPARVTGELTLARVTGELTSQPKRDLTRPKWNPTQATWELAQLFSSCLRVPQAAVKLDTDFFSAGGDSLAIAEFMAAAEDRFGVVMDVQRLLDDPTLAGLVRLVGEEREAQ from the coding sequence ATGATGAAAACCAAGGAAAAGGACCACGACAAGAGCGTGGGTTCCGGGACCGTCCGTGCCGCCACCGCGGCCGGCTACGACCGTGCGCGGCACGGCATCCACAATCTGCGCCGCACCGAGGTCATAGCCGACCCCCGGCTTTACTGGAACGCGATATCCGAGCTTCCGCCCGTCTTCTACGACGAGGTGGGCGGCGTCTGGGTCTGCTCCGGGTACGCCGAGTCGGTCGAGATCCTCGCCAACCACCGGGCATTCTCGTCCGCCCGCCACCACGCCCCCGGCGACCTGGCGGCGCGGGGGATGGACGGCATCGTGCCGACCGCCGAGATGCTCTCGGCCCAGTTCCTCTTCAACGACCCTCCCGCGCACACCAGGATCAGGGACGCCCTGCGCGGCGAGTTCTCGCCGGCCGGCATGCGCCGCCACGACCCCGCCCTGCGGGAGATCGCCCACGAGGTACTCGACACGCTGCCCGATGCCGGAACCATCGATCTGGTAACGGACTTCGCGGAGCGGCTTCCCGAGCACCTGATGACCCATCTGCTGGGCATGGTCGGCCGCGGCGAGGAGCTGACCGAGTGGGCCGACTCGTACGAGCGGCTCCTGAGCAGCGTCTCCACCTTCCCGAGCCGGGCCGACCTGGAGACGATCCCGCTCATCGACAAGGCGCTCGCCGGCCTGCGCCGGCTTGCCGCCGAACGCCTCGCCGCGCCCGGTGACGACCTGATCACCACCCTGGCGACGGGTCTTGCGGCCGGCTTCGACGCCGACGCACCGGGCGAACCGCCCGCCGAGCTCCTCCAACTCGTTGCCGCCAACGCCATGGTGCTGGTCGCCGGCGGCTACCAGACCCTGACCCACCTCGTCTCCACCGGTCTCCTGCTACTCGCCGAGAACCAGGAGCAGCTGAAGCGGCTGCGGGCCGACCCCTCGCTGATCGACTCCACCGTGGCGGAGGTGATGCGGATCGACGGGTCGAGCCAGTACGTCGGCCGGCACGCCGTCCGCGACATCGAGGTCGGCGGCGCGCGCATGAACGCGGGGGACGGAGTCCTCATCATGCTCGCCGCCGCGAACCTCGACCCGCGGAAGTTCACCGAGCCCGCCGCCTTCGACATCGCGCGCAGCGAGGGCCGCCACCTCGGCTTCGGCTCAGGGCCGCACTACTGCCTGGGCGCGCCGTTCGCCGAGCGCCTCGCGGGCTGGGCGATCCTCGGCTTCATCGAGCGCTACCAGGAGTTCGGCCTTTCCCGTACGGGCCCGGACCCGGTGGAGTGGGGGCCGCACTGCAACACGCGGTCGCGGCACCGCGCCGGGGTGCAAGTGAGCGGTACGCCTGAGACCACGGCGACGTCCGTGGTACCCGGAGTCCCTGAGGAGCCCGAGGCGTCCGAGACGTCCGAGGTGCTCCCGGAGGCGAAGCCGGTCAGCGATCTCGAACGGCACCAGATCCTGGCCGAGTGGAACGACACGGGCGCCGACGAGCGGGCCGCGGACGTCTGCTGGCAGCTGGTCTTCGAGGAGCGGGCCCGCTTGGCACCCGACAGCACCGCGGTCGAGGACGAGGGCGTCACCTACTCGTACGCGGAGATCGACGCGCTGGCCAACGGCGCCGCGCACCGGCTGCGTGACCTCGGTGTGGAGCCCGAGACGGTCGTCGCGATCAGCATGGAACGCTCCGTGCGGCTCGTCGTCACCATCCTCGCGGTGGCCAAGGCAGGCGGCGCCTTCCTGCTGGCCGCCGCCGACTGCCCCGGCGAGCGCCTGAAGACCATGCTGGACCAGACGTCGGCGCGACTCGTCATCACCGATGACGCCACCGCCGCGAGGTTCGAGACGCTCGGCGTGCCGGCCGAAGTTGTCCGCCTGAACCCCGGCGAGCGTGCCGCCACCCCGCCGATCACCGGTGTCGTGCCGGGGAACACCGCCTACATCGTGTTCACCAGCGGGACCACCGGCCGCCCGAAGGCCATCGCCAACAACCACGAGGCGCTGACGAACCTGCACCTCGCGCAGCGCAAGGTGTTCCGGCTGCGCCCGCGCGACCGGGTGCTGCAGTTCCTGTCGCCGAACTTCGACGGCTGCATATCCGAGGTCGTCCTCGCGCTGCTGAACGGGGCGACCCTCGTCGTCGGCAACACCGCCGCCCTGACGCCCGGCCCTCCGCTGCTGCGGTTGCTGCGCGAACGGCGGGTGACCGCCGCGATCATGACGCCGTCGGTGTGGTCGGTGCTCCCGCACGTTCCGCTGCCCGACCTGCGGATCGCGGCCTTCGCGGGCGAGCGGCTGCCCGGTGAGCTCGTCCACCGCTGGACGGCGAAGGGCAGGCGTCTTCTCAACCTCTACGGGCCCGCCGAGGCGGCGGTCTGGTCCACCTGGCACGAGTGCGCGGACGAGGACGATCCGCCGATCGGCCGACCGGTGTCCGGCAAGCGCGTCTACGTACTGGACGATGAACGGCGGCTGCTGCCCGCCGGATGCCCGGGTGAGCTGTACATCGCCGGTACGGGCATCGGCCGCTACCTCGGGCGGCCCGACCTGATGGCCAGGTCGTTCGTGTCCGACCCCTTCGCGGACCGGCCGGGACGGCTGATGTACCGCACCGGGGACATATGCGTGTGGCGGGAGGACGGCTCCCTGGAGTACGTGGGCCGCCGCGACCGGCAGGTCAAGATCCGGGGACAGCGGGTCGAACTCGACGAGGTGGAGCGCGTATTGGAGAAGGCGCCGGGAGTCGTGTCCTGCCACACCCTCGAACGCGACAACAGGCTGCACGCCCTTGTCGTGCCCGAAAGCTCGGACGCCTGGCAGGAGTCGGAGGTACGCGCGTACCTCGCCGAGCATCTGCACGGCGGCATGATCCCGGCGACGTTCACCGTCCTCGACCGGCTGCCGCTCACCGCGAACGGCAAGGCGGCGGATGACGGACCGGCTGCTGAGCCGGAGGTGCGGGAGCCGGTCGGCGCTGTGACCGGTGGTGTCCGGAAAGCCGCAGCCGTACCCGCAGCCGATGCCGACGACCTCCCGGCACGCGTCACCGGAGAGCTCACCCTGGCACGCGTCACCGGAGAGCTCACCTCCCAGCCCAAGCGGGACCTCACTCGGCCCAAGTGGAACCCCACCCAAGCCACCTGGGAGCTCGCCCAGCTGTTCTCGTCGTGCCTGCGCGTCCCGCAGGCCGCAGTGAAGCTGGACACCGACTTCTTCTCGGCCGGCGGTGACTCGCTGGCCATTGCCGAGTTCATGGCGGCCGCCGAGGACCGGTTCGGCGTGGTGATGGACGTACAACGGCTGCTCGATGACCCGACCCTGGCCGGTCTGGTGCGTCTGGTGGGCGAGGAGCGAGAGGCACAGTGA
- a CDS encoding aldo/keto reductase has translation MKYVKLGSTGMDVSRICLGALSFGVPGKGVHGWTLDLDQARPMMLHALESGVNFVDTANVYSAGSSEKIVGQILQEYGHRDEVVLATKVHGRTRPGPNGVGLSRKAIMAEIDKSLRRLGTDYVDLYQIHRWDPATPIEVTMEALHDVVKAGKALHIGASSMWAWEFAKAQYVAKANGWTCFSTMQNHYNLIYREEEREMLPLCADQGIGVIPWSPLARGRLAREWDSVSARSETDEFGKMLYCDSDREIVERLGQLANKRGLPMAQLALAWMLSKPTVTSPIVGASKMSHLQDAIDALDVVLDEEEINYLEELYQPHNVVGHPITSLPGQH, from the coding sequence TTGAAGTACGTCAAGCTGGGCTCGACCGGCATGGATGTGTCGCGCATATGTCTGGGTGCCCTGAGCTTCGGTGTGCCCGGCAAGGGTGTCCACGGTTGGACTCTGGACCTGGACCAGGCACGGCCGATGATGCTGCACGCCCTGGAGTCCGGGGTGAACTTCGTGGACACCGCCAACGTGTACTCCGCCGGGTCCAGCGAGAAGATCGTCGGGCAGATCCTGCAGGAATACGGTCACCGCGATGAGGTCGTGCTGGCGACGAAGGTTCACGGCCGAACGCGTCCTGGACCCAACGGCGTTGGCTTGTCCCGCAAGGCGATCATGGCCGAAATCGACAAGAGCCTGCGCAGGCTCGGCACCGACTATGTCGACCTCTACCAGATCCACCGGTGGGACCCGGCGACACCGATCGAGGTCACCATGGAGGCGCTGCACGATGTGGTGAAGGCGGGCAAGGCACTGCACATCGGCGCGTCGTCGATGTGGGCCTGGGAGTTCGCCAAAGCCCAGTACGTCGCCAAGGCGAACGGCTGGACCTGTTTCAGCACCATGCAGAACCACTACAACCTGATCTACCGCGAGGAAGAGCGGGAGATGCTGCCGCTTTGCGCAGACCAGGGCATCGGTGTCATCCCGTGGAGCCCCCTGGCCAGGGGGCGGCTCGCGCGGGAATGGGACAGCGTCAGTGCCCGCAGCGAGACCGACGAGTTCGGCAAGATGCTCTACTGCGACAGCGATCGCGAGATCGTCGAACGGCTGGGACAACTGGCCAACAAGCGTGGGCTGCCGATGGCGCAGCTGGCGCTGGCATGGATGCTGTCCAAGCCGACGGTGACCTCCCCCATTGTCGGCGCCAGCAAGATGAGTCATCTCCAGGATGCCATCGACGCGTTGGACGTGGTGCTCGACGAGGAAGAGATCAACTACCTCGAAGAGCTGTACCAGCCGCACAACGTGGTCGGGCATCCGATCACCTCGTTGCCGGGCCAGCACTGA
- a CDS encoding MbtH family protein, producing MTNPFENPDGTYSVLVNDENQHSLWPDTVDVPAGWTVAHPSDTRETCLRFIEENWTDMRPRSLAQRMADN from the coding sequence ATGACGAACCCCTTCGAGAACCCGGACGGCACGTACTCGGTGCTCGTCAACGACGAGAACCAGCACTCGCTCTGGCCGGACACCGTGGACGTGCCCGCGGGCTGGACCGTCGCGCACCCGAGCGACACCCGCGAGACCTGCCTGCGCTTCATCGAGGAGAACTGGACCGACATGCGCCCGCGCAGCCTCGCGCAGCGCATGGCGGACAACTGA
- a CDS encoding MFS transporter has product MLTKSEPEVVERTAKRSVQYALLISLAAGIGYLPFALTIPVLPGYVTGRLHGGPAEVGAVVSSYALTSLLSRPVSGALMNRLGARTLTIGGAVLTALVTVCYPLAGSISELVGLRLLVGVGMGVMLAATGVWPVQLVAKDRQTWALGLGGTVNYLALGLGAPLGTLISRLVGPAATFVVAGLITLLVIPIVMYVPEVRSPPKAEQPDVERGRALLGTALPSLALVFTALGYAAVASFAVAKFNALGVAGGAAVVTAYSLTVVVLRIAGTWIRWEATRPVALVGLFLVEAVGVALIGVSHGLVVGVIGGVLTGVGMWQIYPVLGVFVVRSVSERQRATALSTFGACFTVGVAVGSGSLGLVAQAAGYQAMFLVCAACVVLGLLVAMAASRVPGSADNGR; this is encoded by the coding sequence GTGTTGACCAAATCAGAGCCTGAGGTCGTCGAGCGCACTGCCAAGCGGTCCGTGCAGTATGCGCTGTTGATCTCACTGGCCGCTGGAATCGGTTATTTGCCGTTCGCTCTGACGATTCCGGTCCTGCCCGGATACGTGACGGGTCGGTTGCATGGCGGTCCGGCGGAGGTCGGCGCGGTCGTCAGCAGTTACGCGTTGACCTCGCTGCTGTCGCGGCCGGTATCGGGTGCGTTGATGAACCGTCTCGGTGCCCGGACTCTGACCATCGGCGGAGCGGTGCTGACCGCGTTGGTCACGGTGTGCTATCCGCTGGCCGGGTCGATTTCCGAGCTGGTGGGCCTGCGTCTGCTGGTGGGCGTCGGTATGGGTGTGATGCTGGCCGCGACCGGGGTCTGGCCGGTGCAGTTGGTTGCCAAGGATCGGCAGACTTGGGCGTTGGGGCTGGGCGGTACTGTCAACTATCTGGCTCTGGGGCTGGGTGCTCCGCTGGGTACGTTGATCAGTCGCTTGGTGGGCCCGGCGGCCACGTTCGTGGTCGCCGGGCTGATCACGCTTCTTGTCATCCCGATCGTCATGTACGTGCCCGAGGTGCGATCCCCCCCGAAGGCGGAGCAGCCCGACGTCGAGCGGGGCCGGGCGCTGCTGGGCACCGCGCTGCCCAGCCTCGCGCTGGTCTTCACCGCGCTCGGCTACGCGGCTGTCGCCAGCTTCGCGGTCGCCAAGTTCAACGCCCTGGGGGTCGCGGGGGGAGCGGCCGTGGTCACCGCGTACTCCCTGACCGTGGTGGTGTTGCGCATAGCGGGTACCTGGATTCGTTGGGAGGCCACAAGGCCGGTGGCGCTCGTGGGCCTGTTCCTGGTCGAGGCTGTGGGGGTGGCGCTCATCGGGGTGTCGCACGGCCTGGTCGTGGGTGTGATCGGCGGTGTGCTCACCGGTGTGGGCATGTGGCAGATCTATCCGGTGCTGGGAGTGTTCGTGGTGCGCTCGGTCAGCGAACGCCAACGGGCCACGGCGCTGTCGACCTTCGGGGCCTGCTTCACGGTGGGTGTCGCCGTCGGCAGTGGTTCCCTCGGTCTGGTTGCCCAGGCCGCCGGGTATCAGGCGATGTTCCTTGTCTGCGCGGCCTGTGTCGTTCTGGGACTGCTGGTGGCCATGGCCGCGTCCCGCGTGCCCGGATCGGCCGACAACGGCCGATAG
- a CDS encoding non-ribosomal peptide synthetase: protein MSEYGLLHTQILDGTRATTAWLDSDGRLLAYRELVERSERLARRLAEAGAGPGERVALFLERGADMAIAMLGVLRTGAAFVPLSLAEPAPRLARILADCSPAVVLVHDATAARFGHDGVRTLSVDVDVDVDRAGAGEGGTAAVCAPEDPAYVIYTSGSSGTPKGVVVEHRNLSPHLDWLAERLPLGPGDRVLQVAPYTFDASLTDFLWPLRAGATVVSLAEGDHLDPLAIATALVEQEITAVRLPPAILPLLLEEPRLREATGLRYLISGGDRLPVSVARRISELLPGVRLFNRYGPTEAAVAVTYHEFDAGTDLGPDVPMGLGVTGASLHISSDGELLIGGACVARGYLGDAALTAERFVSQPELGRVYRSGDRVRRTAAGVLEFLGRDDEQVQINGHRVEIGEVQSALRAHPDVEDCVVLAQEQALAGYVVTVAGRQPADGIHDYLRDRLPGHMVPNVITFVPRLPMTDRGKVDHAALRALPATLAADPALPADPALPVDPVREVVVRVWSQLLGGIELREDDDFFERGGHSVLAVQAASRIRKELGHRVPVRIMFEKTTLGEFTKAVTEIAASA from the coding sequence ATGTCGGAATACGGCTTGTTGCACACCCAAATTCTCGATGGGACGCGGGCGACCACGGCCTGGCTCGACAGTGACGGACGGCTCTTGGCCTACCGGGAGTTGGTAGAGCGATCGGAACGGCTGGCGAGACGTCTGGCCGAGGCGGGAGCCGGTCCCGGTGAGCGGGTCGCGCTGTTCCTGGAGCGCGGGGCCGACATGGCGATCGCCATGCTGGGTGTGTTGCGGACTGGTGCGGCGTTCGTGCCGCTGAGTCTGGCGGAACCCGCTCCTCGGCTGGCACGGATCCTGGCGGACTGCTCACCGGCCGTGGTGCTGGTGCACGACGCGACGGCGGCCCGGTTCGGGCACGACGGTGTCCGCACGCTCAGCGTGGACGTGGACGTGGACGTGGACAGGGCCGGGGCCGGGGAGGGCGGTACGGCTGCTGTCTGCGCCCCGGAGGATCCCGCGTACGTCATCTACACCTCCGGATCGTCCGGCACGCCCAAGGGCGTAGTCGTCGAGCACCGCAACCTGTCGCCACATCTGGACTGGCTCGCCGAACGGCTGCCGCTGGGGCCGGGCGACCGGGTGTTGCAGGTCGCGCCTTACACGTTCGACGCCTCGCTGACCGACTTCTTGTGGCCGCTGCGTGCGGGTGCCACGGTGGTCTCGCTCGCCGAGGGCGATCATCTGGACCCGCTGGCCATCGCCACCGCACTGGTCGAGCAGGAGATCACCGCGGTCCGGCTCCCCCCGGCGATACTGCCGTTGCTGCTAGAGGAGCCGCGACTGCGCGAAGCCACTGGCCTGCGGTACCTGATCAGCGGTGGGGACCGGCTGCCGGTGTCGGTGGCGCGCCGGATCAGCGAACTGCTGCCCGGAGTAAGGCTGTTCAACCGGTACGGGCCGACCGAAGCGGCCGTGGCGGTCACCTACCACGAGTTCGATGCCGGTACGGACCTGGGGCCGGATGTGCCGATGGGCCTGGGCGTCACCGGGGCCTCGCTGCATATCTCGTCGGACGGGGAGTTGCTGATCGGCGGCGCCTGTGTGGCGCGCGGCTACCTGGGTGATGCCGCGCTGACGGCGGAGCGCTTCGTCAGCCAGCCGGAACTGGGCCGGGTGTACCGCTCCGGTGACCGTGTCCGGAGGACCGCTGCGGGCGTGCTGGAGTTCCTGGGCCGGGATGACGAGCAGGTTCAGATCAACGGCCACCGGGTGGAGATCGGAGAGGTGCAGTCCGCTCTGCGTGCGCATCCGGACGTCGAGGACTGCGTGGTCCTGGCCCAGGAGCAGGCACTGGCCGGATACGTGGTGACCGTGGCGGGCCGGCAGCCGGCCGATGGGATCCACGACTACCTGCGGGACAGACTGCCGGGCCACATGGTGCCCAACGTGATCACGTTCGTGCCCCGGTTGCCCATGACGGACCGGGGCAAGGTGGATCACGCGGCCCTGCGCGCCTTGCCCGCCACGCTCGCTGCGGACCCGGCGCTCCCCGCGGACCCGGCGCTCCCCGTCGACCCGGTGCGGGAAGTGGTGGTACGGGTGTGGTCCCAGCTTCTCGGCGGCATCGAACTGCGGGAGGACGACGACTTCTTCGAGCGCGGCGGGCATTCGGTGCTCGCGGTGCAAGCGGCCAGCCGGATCCGTAAGGAGCTGGGCCACCGCGTGCCGGTGCGGATCATGTTCGAGAAGACGACGCTGGGTGAGTTCACCAAGGCGGTCACGGAGATCGCCGCCTCGGCCTAG